Proteins encoded together in one Bradyrhizobium sp. PSBB068 window:
- a CDS encoding amino acid ABC transporter permease has product MTDISAPSFVRQDLVTERAAPAKTTGFIGFLRTRLLNSPGNVLLTILGLLLAWYIVIPAVKFLLVDAVWTGKDRTACLAEQAGHQVGACWPYIQAKLTQLIYGFYPEAQRWRVNLTYGLGAALLLPLLMPRLPAKGLNSGLFFFAFPAVAFFLLHGGGIAGFGVSWTAGLFQLFEQSIGGAGDLLVNLSKGSAIAPLPWVLGKLLVLVGVLIHWLIFPLTWLRDQMQLSSVPVWGDFLLTAVIVSAALFVLGGGLRTGRRALIGSLLTFAGIAVGIKLMGLDRGGFPIVDTRLWGGLLVTLVIAITGIVASMPIGIALALGRRSTIPLIRIFSIAFIEFWRGVPLITVLFFATYMLPLFVPGNFAVDGLLRALIGVAIFTGAYMAEVIRGGLAAVARGQAEAASALGLSWWKTTSLIVLPQALRYVIPGIVNSFISLFKDTSLVSIVALFDLLGSLRASFSDPNWSTPTTAFTGFAFAGMIYFVFCFGMSRYSLFVENRLNAHRRH; this is encoded by the coding sequence ATGACGGATATCTCCGCGCCGTCCTTTGTCCGGCAGGACCTGGTCACCGAGCGCGCAGCGCCGGCGAAGACCACCGGCTTCATCGGCTTCCTGCGCACGCGGCTGTTGAACTCGCCGGGCAACGTCCTGCTCACGATCCTCGGCCTCTTGCTGGCCTGGTACATCGTGATCCCGGCGGTCAAGTTCCTGCTGGTCGACGCGGTGTGGACCGGCAAGGATCGCACCGCGTGCCTCGCCGAACAGGCCGGGCACCAGGTCGGTGCCTGCTGGCCCTATATTCAGGCCAAGCTGACGCAGTTGATCTATGGCTTCTATCCGGAAGCCCAGCGCTGGCGCGTCAACCTGACTTATGGGCTCGGTGCCGCGCTGTTGCTGCCGCTGCTGATGCCGCGCTTGCCGGCGAAGGGGCTGAACTCCGGACTGTTCTTCTTCGCGTTTCCGGCGGTCGCGTTTTTCCTGCTGCATGGCGGCGGCATCGCGGGCTTCGGCGTGAGCTGGACGGCAGGCCTGTTCCAGCTGTTCGAGCAGAGCATTGGCGGCGCCGGTGATCTGCTGGTCAATCTCAGCAAGGGTTCGGCGATCGCCCCGCTGCCATGGGTCCTGGGCAAGCTGCTCGTCCTGGTCGGGGTACTAATCCACTGGCTGATCTTTCCGCTGACCTGGCTGCGCGATCAAATGCAGCTGTCGTCGGTGCCGGTCTGGGGTGATTTCCTCCTTACCGCCGTGATCGTATCCGCCGCGCTGTTTGTGCTCGGTGGCGGCCTGCGCACAGGCCGCAGGGCGCTGATCGGCAGCCTCCTGACGTTTGCCGGGATCGCCGTCGGCATCAAGCTGATGGGGCTCGATCGCGGCGGCTTTCCGATCGTCGACACGCGGCTGTGGGGCGGCCTGCTGGTGACGCTGGTGATCGCGATCACCGGCATCGTCGCCTCGATGCCGATCGGGATTGCGCTCGCGCTCGGCCGCCGCTCGACCATCCCGCTGATCCGGATCTTCTCGATCGCCTTCATCGAATTCTGGCGCGGCGTGCCGCTGATCACGGTGCTGTTCTTCGCGACCTACATGCTGCCGCTGTTCGTGCCGGGCAATTTCGCGGTCGATGGCCTGCTGCGGGCCCTGATCGGCGTGGCGATCTTCACCGGCGCCTATATGGCCGAGGTGATCAGGGGTGGGCTTGCTGCGGTGGCGCGCGGGCAGGCGGAGGCCGCATCGGCGCTCGGCCTGTCCTGGTGGAAGACAACGTCGCTGATCGTGCTGCCGCAGGCGCTGCGCTACGTCATTCCCGGCATCGTCAACAGCTTCATCTCGCTGTTCAAGGATACCTCGCTGGTGTCGATCGTGGCGCTGTTCGACCTGTTGGGTTCGCTGCGGGCGTCGTTCTCGGACCCGAACTGGTCAACGCCGACCACGGCCTTTACCGGCTTCGCCTTTGCCGGGATGATCTATTTCGTGTTCTGCTTTGGAATGTCGCGCTACTCGCTGTTCGTCGAAAACCGGCTCAACGCTCATCGCCGCCACTGA
- a CDS encoding amino acid ABC transporter substrate-binding protein, with protein MKRVSLAVILTAAAALSVQAASAQTLKTVKDRGQLSCGVSQGLPGFSAPDDKGNWTGIDVDVCRAIAAVVLDDPTKVKFVPLSAKDRFTALQSGEIDVLSRNTTWTVSRDTSLGANFTGVTYYDGQGFMVKKSLKVNSALELNSASVCVQTGTTTEQNLADFFKGNNMKYEVIAFGSIDEAVKAYESGRCDVFTDDASGLYASRLKLASPADHIVLPEIISKEPLGPMVRHGDDQWFDIVKWTLFAMINAEELGITQKNVDTMLKSDKPEMKRVLGTDGNLGEQLGLTKDWVVRIVKAVGNYGETFERNVGTGSPLGIARGVNNLWNKGGIQYAPPIR; from the coding sequence ATGAAACGCGTATCCCTGGCTGTCATACTTACCGCTGCCGCCGCCCTGTCGGTCCAAGCGGCTTCGGCACAAACCCTCAAGACGGTCAAGGATCGAGGCCAATTGTCCTGCGGCGTCAGCCAGGGGCTGCCCGGATTTTCGGCACCCGACGACAAGGGGAACTGGACCGGGATCGACGTCGACGTGTGCCGGGCGATCGCCGCCGTGGTGCTCGACGACCCGACCAAGGTCAAGTTCGTGCCGCTGTCGGCCAAGGATCGCTTCACCGCGCTGCAGTCGGGTGAGATCGACGTGCTGTCGCGCAATACCACCTGGACGGTGTCGCGTGACACCTCGCTCGGCGCCAATTTCACCGGCGTGACCTATTATGACGGGCAGGGCTTCATGGTGAAGAAGTCGCTCAAGGTCAATTCGGCGCTCGAGCTGAACAGCGCATCGGTCTGCGTGCAGACCGGAACCACCACCGAGCAGAACCTCGCCGACTTCTTCAAGGGCAACAACATGAAGTATGAGGTGATCGCGTTCGGCAGCATCGACGAAGCGGTCAAGGCCTATGAGTCAGGACGCTGCGACGTCTTCACCGACGACGCCTCCGGGCTCTACGCCAGCCGGCTGAAGCTCGCCAGCCCCGCCGATCACATCGTGCTCCCGGAAATCATTTCGAAGGAGCCGCTGGGGCCGATGGTGCGCCACGGCGACGACCAGTGGTTCGACATCGTGAAATGGACGCTGTTTGCAATGATCAATGCCGAGGAACTCGGCATCACCCAGAAAAACGTCGACACGATGCTGAAATCCGACAAGCCGGAGATGAAACGGGTGCTCGGCACCGACGGCAATCTGGGCGAACAGCTCGGCCTCACCAAGGACTGGGTGGTGCGGATCGTGAAGGCGGTCGGCAATTACGGCGAGACCTTCGAGCGCAATGTCGGCACCGGCTCGCCGCTCGGCATCGCCCGCGGCGTCAACAATCTCTGGAACAAGGGCGGTATCCAGTACGCGCCGCCGATCCGCTGA
- a CDS encoding cysteine synthase A, translated as MTFNKDVIEAIGNTPLIKLKRASELTGCTILGKAEFMNPGQSVKDRAGKGMILEAEKRGDLKPGGLVVESTAGNTGIGLAVVASARGYRTLIVIPETQSQEKKDMLRLCGAELVEAPQLPYSNPNNYQHLGRRLADQLRKTEPNGVLFADQWNNLDNPKAHYDSTGPEIWQQTNGKVDGFICSVGTGGTLAGISRYLKEKNKDIVTACADPHGFAMYELFKNGQVKSTPGDSITEGIGLGRKTPVVETANVDDAFLVSDEEAVTIIYELLEHEGLCLGGSTGVNIAGAIQLAKQLGPGKTIVTILCDSGNRYQSKLFNPAFMRSKNLPVPEWLERRSKIELPFV; from the coding sequence ATGACATTCAACAAAGACGTCATCGAAGCGATCGGCAACACCCCCCTCATCAAGCTGAAACGTGCATCCGAACTGACGGGCTGCACCATTCTCGGCAAGGCCGAATTCATGAATCCCGGCCAGTCGGTCAAGGATCGCGCCGGCAAGGGGATGATCCTGGAGGCCGAAAAGCGCGGCGATCTGAAGCCCGGCGGCCTCGTGGTCGAATCGACCGCGGGCAATACCGGCATCGGGCTTGCGGTCGTGGCGAGCGCGCGCGGCTACCGCACCCTGATCGTCATTCCGGAGACGCAGAGCCAGGAAAAGAAGGACATGCTGCGGCTGTGCGGCGCCGAGCTCGTCGAGGCGCCGCAACTGCCCTACTCCAATCCGAACAACTACCAGCATCTCGGCAGGCGTCTCGCCGATCAGCTGCGCAAGACCGAGCCGAACGGCGTGCTGTTCGCCGACCAGTGGAATAACCTCGACAATCCCAAGGCGCATTACGACTCGACCGGACCTGAGATCTGGCAGCAGACCAACGGCAAGGTTGACGGCTTCATCTGCTCGGTCGGGACCGGCGGCACGCTCGCCGGCATCAGCCGCTATTTGAAGGAAAAGAACAAGGACATCGTCACCGCGTGCGCCGATCCGCACGGCTTTGCGATGTACGAACTGTTCAAGAACGGCCAGGTCAAGTCGACCCCGGGCGACTCGATCACCGAAGGCATCGGACTGGGCCGCAAGACACCGGTTGTCGAAACCGCGAATGTCGATGATGCGTTCCTGGTCTCCGACGAGGAAGCCGTGACGATCATCTATGAGCTGCTGGAGCACGAGGGCCTGTGCCTCGGCGGCTCGACCGGCGTCAACATCGCCGGCGCGATCCAGCTTGCCAAGCAGCTCGGCCCCGGCAAGACCATCGTCACCATCCTCTGCGACTCCGGCAACCGCTATCAGTCCAAGCTGTTCAACCCGGCCTTCATGCGTTCGAAGAATCTACCGGTGCCGGAATGGCTGGAACGGCGCAGCAAGATCGAGCTGCCGTTCGTCTGA
- a CDS encoding ABC transporter permease subunit (The N-terminal region of this protein, as described by TIGR01726, is a three transmembrane segment that identifies a subfamily of ABC transporter permease subunits, which specificities that include histidine, arginine, glutamine, glutamate, L-cystine (sic), the opines (in Agrobacterium) octopine and nopaline, etc.), with the protein MSIAPRKPPLQFALRLKRALGGKAGWNGLAAQIAFAAILAWIAYEIVANARTNLETQHIASGFGFLNYNAGFDVNQSLIAYNNSDTYWRVFFVGLLNTILVSVIGIVFATVIGFVVALCRLSPNLLLSRIGGIYVEIVRNLPLLFQILFWYLAVLAALPAPRQSISVFSTFFLNNRGLVVPQPITEPGLYPFLVALAVGIVLALGLRRYARRALFQRGQMIRIWPYLLGCLVGLPLVSILIFGWPLKFELPQLKGFNFAGGARIIPEFVALTVALSTYTGAFIAEIVRAGVLSVHRGQMEAGSSLGLSRAATLRLIVVPQAMRVIVPPLTSQYLNLTKNSSLAVAIGYPDLVSVFAGTAVSQTGQAIEIIAMTMGVYLLLSLTTSALMSVYGWRINRSMAA; encoded by the coding sequence ATGAGCATCGCGCCCCGCAAACCACCGCTGCAATTTGCCCTCAGGCTGAAGCGTGCGCTTGGCGGCAAGGCCGGCTGGAACGGGTTGGCCGCCCAGATTGCCTTCGCCGCGATCCTGGCCTGGATCGCCTACGAGATCGTGGCGAATGCACGCACGAACCTGGAGACCCAGCACATCGCGTCGGGCTTCGGCTTCCTCAATTACAATGCGGGCTTTGACGTCAACCAGAGCCTGATCGCCTACAACAATTCCGACACTTACTGGCGGGTGTTCTTCGTCGGTCTTTTGAACACGATCCTGGTCTCGGTGATCGGAATTGTCTTTGCCACCGTGATCGGCTTCGTCGTGGCGCTGTGCCGGTTGTCGCCCAACCTGCTGTTGTCGCGGATCGGCGGCATCTATGTCGAGATCGTCAGGAACCTGCCGCTGCTGTTCCAGATTCTGTTCTGGTATCTCGCCGTGCTCGCGGCGCTGCCGGCGCCGCGGCAGAGCATCTCGGTCTTCAGCACGTTCTTCCTCAACAATCGCGGCCTGGTCGTGCCGCAGCCGATCACCGAGCCGGGGCTCTATCCGTTCCTGGTCGCGCTCGCGGTAGGCATCGTTTTGGCGCTGGGATTGCGACGCTACGCGCGGCGCGCCCTGTTTCAGCGCGGGCAGATGATCCGGATCTGGCCCTACTTGCTGGGTTGTCTCGTCGGCCTGCCGCTGGTCTCGATACTGATCTTCGGCTGGCCGTTGAAGTTCGAATTGCCGCAGCTGAAAGGCTTCAACTTCGCCGGCGGCGCGCGGATCATTCCCGAATTCGTCGCGCTGACGGTCGCGCTGTCGACCTACACGGGGGCTTTCATCGCCGAAATCGTCCGCGCTGGCGTCCTGTCGGTGCACAGGGGACAGATGGAGGCGGGCTCGTCGCTCGGCCTCAGCCGCGCCGCGACGCTGCGGCTGATCGTGGTGCCGCAGGCGATGCGGGTCATCGTGCCGCCGCTGACCAGCCAGTACCTCAATCTCACCAAGAATTCGTCGCTGGCGGTGGCGATCGGCTATCCGGATCTGGTCTCGGTCTTCGCCGGCACCGCGGTGAGCCAGACCGGGCAGGCGATCGAGATCATCGCCATGACGATGGGTGTCTATTTGCTGCTCTCGCTGACGACGAGCGCGCTGATGAGCGTCTATGGCTGGCGCATCAACCGGAGCATGGCGGCATGA
- a CDS encoding amino acid ABC transporter ATP-binding protein — MVNISTLNKWYGDFHVLRDINLEVGKGERIVICGPSGSGKSTLIRCINALEEFQEGEIVVDGIELGPNLRRVDEVRREVGMVFQSFNLFPHLTVLDNCTLAPIWVRNIPKKDAEAMAMKFLERVKIPHQANKFPGQMSGGQQQRVAIARALTMNPKVMLFDEPTSALDPEMVKEVLDTMVDLAREGMTMLVVTHEMGFAREVANRVVFMDAGQIIESNTPQEFFANPQHARSKLFLSQILR; from the coding sequence ATCGTCAACATTTCCACGCTGAACAAATGGTACGGCGACTTCCACGTGTTGCGCGACATCAACCTTGAGGTCGGCAAGGGCGAGCGCATCGTGATCTGCGGCCCATCCGGCTCGGGCAAGTCGACCCTGATCCGCTGCATCAACGCGCTGGAGGAATTCCAGGAGGGCGAGATCGTGGTCGACGGCATCGAGCTCGGCCCGAACCTGCGCCGGGTCGACGAGGTGCGGCGTGAAGTCGGCATGGTGTTCCAGAGCTTCAACCTGTTCCCGCATCTTACCGTGCTCGACAATTGCACGCTGGCCCCGATCTGGGTGCGCAACATCCCGAAGAAGGATGCCGAGGCGATGGCGATGAAGTTCCTCGAGCGGGTCAAGATCCCGCATCAGGCCAACAAGTTTCCCGGCCAGATGTCGGGTGGTCAGCAACAGCGCGTCGCGATCGCCCGCGCGCTGACCATGAACCCGAAGGTGATGCTGTTCGACGAGCCGACCTCGGCGCTCGACCCGGAAATGGTCAAGGAGGTGCTCGACACCATGGTCGATCTCGCCAGGGAGGGCATGACCATGCTGGTCGTGACCCACGAAATGGGCTTTGCCCGCGAGGTCGCCAACCGTGTCGTGTTCATGGACGCCGGCCAGATCATCGAGTCGAACACGCCGCAGGAATTCTTCGCCAACCCGCAGCATGCGCGATCGAAGCTGTTCCTGAGCCAGATTCTGAGATGA
- a CDS encoding NAD(P)/FAD-dependent oxidoreductase → MQQERRRSAVGSLPVIQPSRSVVPIDDASRRKGPARSRIEEGSSLRTDGKLNVAIVGTGISGLSAAWLLSQRHDVTVYEKSDRIGGHSNTVTASLGGQRVAVDTGFIVFNRKTYPNLTALFRHLGVPTQASEMSLSVSLDQGDLEYSGTGLSGLLAQPGNLLRPRFWSMLRDLVRFYDRATRDATLLGDETISLGDYLAQGGFGSAFRDDHLLPMASAIWSAPPEEILAFPAATFIRFHHNHGLLQLTSRPPWETVTGGSRVYVQRLVEPFADRIKLDCGVTRIRRSARGVTVTDIHGETRPYDHVVLATHADQALSTIDEPTPDQSGLLGAFRYSRNLAVLHSDQTFMPRRRLAWSSWNYVGSRGECSGPVGVTYWMNRLQGIPGHLPLFVTLNPARPPRADTLHQTEVYEHPIFDAAAIAAQRRLWSLQGDGGIWFCGAHFGAGFHEDGLQSGLAVAEQLGNVRRPWNVPNESGRIVLAANTRSLPEPELQP, encoded by the coding sequence ATGCAACAGGAACGCCGTCGGTCCGCGGTTGGATCACTGCCGGTGATCCAACCCTCAAGATCAGTCGTTCCTATCGATGACGCCAGCCGGCGCAAGGGGCCGGCGCGCTCGCGGATCGAAGAGGGATCATCGTTGAGGACCGACGGCAAATTGAACGTCGCCATAGTCGGAACCGGCATTTCCGGCCTCTCGGCAGCCTGGCTGCTGAGCCAGCGGCACGATGTGACCGTCTACGAGAAATCCGATCGGATCGGCGGGCATTCCAACACCGTGACGGCGTCCCTTGGCGGCCAACGCGTCGCCGTGGATACCGGCTTCATCGTGTTCAACCGGAAAACCTACCCTAACCTTACCGCGCTGTTCCGGCATCTCGGCGTTCCCACACAAGCTTCGGAAATGTCGCTCTCGGTTTCTCTTGACCAGGGCGATCTCGAATATTCCGGGACCGGCCTCTCGGGCCTGCTTGCTCAGCCCGGCAATTTGCTGCGTCCGCGCTTTTGGTCGATGCTGCGCGACCTTGTCCGGTTCTACGATCGCGCGACACGCGACGCGACGTTGCTGGGTGACGAGACGATCAGCCTCGGCGACTATCTGGCGCAAGGCGGTTTTGGTTCCGCGTTCCGCGACGACCACCTGCTGCCGATGGCAAGCGCCATCTGGTCGGCGCCCCCGGAGGAAATTCTCGCCTTCCCCGCGGCGACCTTCATTCGATTCCACCACAATCACGGGCTGCTCCAGCTGACCAGTCGTCCGCCATGGGAAACCGTGACCGGCGGTAGCCGTGTCTACGTACAGCGACTGGTCGAGCCATTCGCGGACCGGATCAAGCTCGACTGCGGCGTGACCAGGATACGACGGTCGGCACGCGGTGTGACAGTGACCGACATTCACGGCGAAACACGGCCATACGATCATGTGGTGCTGGCAACGCATGCGGATCAGGCGCTGTCGACGATCGACGAGCCCACGCCAGATCAATCCGGATTGCTCGGTGCGTTCCGCTACAGCCGCAACCTTGCCGTCCTCCATTCCGATCAAACGTTCATGCCGCGGCGGCGTCTCGCATGGTCGAGCTGGAATTATGTCGGATCCCGCGGCGAGTGCAGCGGGCCGGTCGGTGTCACCTATTGGATGAACCGGCTGCAGGGCATCCCCGGGCATTTGCCGCTGTTCGTCACGCTCAATCCTGCCCGTCCACCGCGCGCGGACACGCTGCATCAGACGGAGGTCTACGAGCACCCGATCTTCGATGCAGCCGCGATTGCCGCGCAGCGCCGGCTATGGTCGTTGCAAGGCGACGGAGGCATCTGGTTCTGCGGCGCGCATTTCGGCGCCGGCTTCCACGAAGACGGGCTGCAATCCGGGCTTGCGGTCGCCGAGCAACTCGGCAACGTACGCAGGCCGTGGAACGTGCCGAACGAATCCGGACGCATTGTGCTCGCCGCCAACACCAGATCCTTGCCTGAACCGGAGCTGCAGCCATGA
- a CDS encoding class I SAM-dependent methyltransferase has product MHTDHQRTALGWVPVEWPPVLRATIGVLLRRMFRRLDCGEILVQLPGGRGVAISGSRGGEQVHIRIHSWKCLLRLLTGGDLGFAEGYLAGEWSTPNIHAFLSAAAPRSTHAASFERLRPPQPLNWLRHALLNRNTRRGSRRNIRAHYDLGNDFYRLWLDPSMTYSSGIYSSPYQTLAQAQQVKLDRVTELLELDGGERILEIGCGWGALARHLIERHRCHVTGLTLSTEQLGYAREKLSAQGLADKSDLRLEDYRDTAGRYDRVVSIEMLEAVGETYWPLFFDKLRQRLSVGGVAVLQVITIDERRFESYRRRPEFIQRYIFPGGMLPTIDIVKQLVSSSGLRLVSTEFFADSYARTLADWHDRFLDAWASIESLGFDVRFKRMWEYYLAYCRLGFEIGALNVGLYKIERSS; this is encoded by the coding sequence ATGCACACTGACCATCAGCGAACCGCCTTGGGCTGGGTGCCCGTCGAATGGCCGCCGGTGCTGCGCGCGACGATCGGAGTGCTGCTGCGGCGGATGTTTCGCCGGCTCGACTGCGGAGAGATTCTGGTGCAGTTGCCCGGCGGACGGGGTGTTGCGATCTCCGGCTCGCGCGGCGGAGAACAGGTGCATATCAGGATTCACAGTTGGAAATGCCTGCTGCGGCTGTTGACCGGCGGCGATCTGGGCTTTGCTGAAGGCTACCTTGCCGGCGAGTGGTCGACGCCGAACATCCACGCGTTCCTGAGTGCCGCCGCACCGCGTTCGACCCACGCGGCCTCGTTCGAGCGGTTGAGACCTCCGCAGCCTCTCAACTGGCTTCGCCATGCCCTGCTCAATCGCAATACCAGGCGCGGTAGCCGGCGCAACATTCGCGCCCATTACGACCTCGGCAATGATTTCTACCGGCTCTGGCTCGATCCGAGCATGACCTATTCGTCCGGGATCTACAGCTCGCCCTACCAGACCCTCGCGCAAGCTCAGCAGGTCAAGCTCGATCGGGTCACCGAGCTGCTCGAACTCGACGGCGGCGAGAGAATCCTCGAGATCGGTTGCGGCTGGGGCGCGCTGGCACGACACCTGATCGAACGACACCGCTGTCACGTCACCGGACTGACGCTGTCGACCGAGCAGCTTGGCTACGCGCGTGAGAAGCTGTCCGCGCAAGGCCTTGCCGACAAATCAGACCTGCGGCTCGAGGACTATCGGGACACCGCCGGCCGCTACGACCGGGTCGTCTCGATCGAGATGCTGGAAGCGGTCGGAGAAACCTACTGGCCACTGTTTTTCGACAAGCTGCGGCAGCGGCTCAGTGTCGGTGGCGTCGCGGTGCTCCAGGTGATCACGATCGATGAGCGTCGCTTTGAAAGCTATCGCAGGCGGCCGGAGTTCATCCAGCGCTATATCTTTCCTGGCGGAATGCTGCCCACCATCGACATCGTCAAGCAGCTGGTGAGCAGTTCCGGATTGCGGCTGGTTTCAACCGAATTTTTCGCCGACAGCTACGCACGCACGCTGGCCGACTGGCACGACCGTTTCCTCGACGCCTGGGCTTCAATCGAATCCCTCGGCTTCGATGTCAGGTTCAAGCGGATGTGGGAGTACTATCTGGCCTATTGCAGACTGGGCTTCGAAATTGGCGCCCTCAATGTGGGGCTGTACAAGATCGAGCGTTCATCTTGA
- a CDS encoding sigma-70 family RNA polymerase sigma factor: MLSETPDNETSDAARWARLIEAVAIRRDREAFAALFRHFAPRIKTLMQRSGASEQLADELAQEALFLVWSKASLFDPKSGGAAAWIFTIARNLRIDALRRQRRTPTNDTSETELEFQRDEGPSPDAGVAASQIEARVRNALSALPDEQMRVIELSFFHEAAHAEIARVLDIPLGTVKSRLRLAMARLRNLLDDFS; encoded by the coding sequence ATGCTGAGTGAAACTCCCGACAATGAGACGTCGGATGCGGCCCGTTGGGCCCGGCTGATCGAAGCCGTTGCGATTCGAAGGGATCGCGAGGCCTTCGCTGCGCTGTTTCGGCATTTTGCGCCGCGCATAAAGACGCTCATGCAGCGCTCGGGCGCGAGCGAGCAGCTTGCCGACGAACTGGCGCAGGAGGCCCTGTTCCTGGTGTGGTCGAAGGCCAGTCTGTTCGATCCCAAAAGCGGTGGTGCCGCAGCCTGGATATTCACGATCGCGCGCAACCTGCGCATCGACGCGCTCCGTCGTCAGAGGCGAACTCCAACCAACGATACGTCCGAGACGGAGCTCGAGTTTCAGCGCGATGAGGGGCCGTCGCCTGACGCTGGGGTGGCGGCATCTCAAATCGAAGCGCGGGTCCGTAACGCGCTGTCGGCGCTGCCCGACGAGCAGATGCGGGTGATCGAGCTATCGTTCTTTCACGAAGCAGCCCATGCGGAGATCGCAAGGGTGCTGGATATTCCGCTCGGCACCGTCAAATCGCGCCTGCGGCTCGCGATGGCACGGCTGCGCAACTTGCTGGATGACTTCTCATGA
- a CDS encoding DUF1365 domain-containing protein: MTLRSCLYRGGVMHRRLRPTTHRFRYRVFWLLLDLDEMPTLSSRLRLLSHNRFNLFALYDRDHGDAGATPLRAQIERHLEQAGIDLAGGRIQLFCMPRTLGYSFNPLSLYFCYRNSGQLAAIVYQVHNTFGARHAYVAAADAGDTGIRHDCNKTFYVSPFMAMNQTYHFRLNLPAEHFALAIAASEGGETMLSACLVASRQSLSDRTLLRNFLGIPLVTVKVMLAIHWEAARLWLKGLRFRDRPNPPADDMTLAARSPKRGTNLHAH; this comes from the coding sequence ATGACGCTGCGCTCCTGTCTCTATCGCGGTGGCGTGATGCATCGGCGGCTGCGGCCGACGACGCATCGCTTTCGTTACCGTGTGTTCTGGCTGCTGCTCGATCTCGACGAGATGCCAACGCTCAGCTCTCGGTTGCGGCTTCTCTCGCACAACCGGTTCAACCTGTTCGCACTGTACGACCGCGATCACGGCGACGCCGGAGCAACGCCACTGCGCGCTCAGATCGAGCGGCATCTCGAACAAGCGGGTATCGATCTGGCCGGCGGGCGGATTCAGTTGTTCTGCATGCCGCGGACACTCGGCTACAGTTTTAATCCCCTCAGCCTCTATTTCTGCTACCGAAACTCGGGCCAGCTCGCGGCGATCGTTTATCAGGTTCACAACACGTTCGGCGCACGCCACGCTTATGTGGCGGCGGCCGACGCTGGCGACACAGGCATCCGGCACGACTGCAACAAGACCTTCTACGTGTCGCCGTTCATGGCCATGAACCAAACCTATCATTTCCGCTTGAACCTGCCGGCCGAGCATTTTGCGCTCGCCATCGCCGCGAGCGAAGGCGGCGAAACGATGCTTAGCGCATGCCTGGTTGCGTCACGCCAGTCACTGAGCGATCGGACATTGTTGCGCAATTTCCTTGGGATTCCGCTTGTGACCGTCAAAGTCATGCTCGCGATCCATTGGGAGGCGGCGAGGCTTTGGCTGAAGGGCTTGCGCTTTCGTGACCGCCCGAATCCACCCGCTGACGACATGACGCTCGCGGCCAGATCACCCAAGCGAGGGACGAATTTGCATGCACACTGA